In a genomic window of Canis lupus familiaris isolate Mischka breed German Shepherd chromosome 28, alternate assembly UU_Cfam_GSD_1.0, whole genome shotgun sequence:
- the ADRA2A gene encoding alpha-2A adrenergic receptor gives MFRQEQPLAEGSFAPMGSLQPDAGNASWNGTEAPGGGARATPYSLQVTLTLVCLAGLLMLLTVFGNVLVIIAVFTSRALKAPQNLFLVSLASADILVATLVIPFSLANEVMGYWYFGKAWCEIYLALDVLFCTSSIVHLCAISLDRYWSITQAIEYNLKRTPRRIKAIIVTVWVISAVISFPPLISIEKKGGGGGAQPAEPRCEINDQKWYVISSCIGSFFAPCLIMILVYVRIYQIAKRRTRVPPSRRGPDAAAQPPGGAERRPNGLGPERRAAGPGGAEAEPPRPQLNGAPGEPAPAGPRDADADALDLEESSSSEHAERPPGPRGSERGPRAKGKARASQVKPGDSPPRRGRGAAGPGGAGGGAGPGAAAAAAAAAAGPGAERGGAAKASRWRGRQNREKRFTFVLAVVIGVFVVCWFPFFFTYTLTAVGCSVPRTLFKFFFWFGYCNSSLNPVIYTIFNHDFRRAFKKILCRGDRKRIV, from the coding sequence ATGTTCCGCCAGGAGCAGCCGCTGGCCGAGGGCAGCTTCGCgcccatgggctccctgcagccgGACGCGGGCAACGCGAGCTGGAACGGGACCGAGGCGccgggcggcggcgcgcgggccACCCCGTACTCCCTGCAGGTGACGCTGACTCTGGTGTGCCTGGCCGGCCTGCTCATGCTGCTCACGGTGTTCGGCAACGTGCTGGTCATCATCGCCGTGTTCACGAGCCGCGCGCTCAAGGCGCCCCAGAACCTCTTCCTGGTGTCTCTGGCCTCGGCCGACATCCTGGTGGCCACGCTCGTCATCCCGTTCTCTCTGGCCAACGAGGTCATGGGCTACTGGTATTTCGGCAAGGCGTGGTGCGAGATCTACCTGGCGCTCGACGTGCTCTTCTGCACCTCGTCCATCGTGCACCTGTGCGCCATCAGCCTGGACCGCTACTGGTCCATCACGCAGGCCATCGAGTACAACCTGAAGCGCACGCCGCGCCGCATCAAGGCCATCATCGTCACCGTGTGGGTCATCTCGGCCGTCATCTCCTTCCCGCCGCTCATCTCCATCGAGAAgaagggcggcggcggcggcgcgcagCCGGCCGAGCCGCGCTGCGAGATCAACGACCAGAAGTGGTACGTGATCTCGTCGTGCATCGGCTCCTTCTTCGCGCCCTGCCTCATCATGATCCTGGTCTACGTGCGCATCTACCAGATCGCCAAGCGCCGCACCCGCGTGCCGCCCAGCCGCCGGGGCCCGGACGCGGCCGCCCAGCCGCCGGGGGGCGCCGAGCGCAGGCCCAACGGCCTGGGCCCCGAGCGCCGCGCCGCGGGCCCCGGGGGCGCCGAGGCCGAGCCGCCGCGCCCGCAGCTCAACGGCGCCCCCGGGGAGCCCGCGCCCGCCGGGCCCCGCGACGCCGACGCCGACGCGCTGGACCTGGAGGAGAGCTCGTCGTCCGAGCACGCCGAgcggcccccggggccccgcgggTCGGAGCGCGGCCCCCGGGCCAAGGGCAAGGCGCGCGCGAGCCAGGTGAAGCCCGGGGACAGCCCGccgcggcgcgggcggggggcggcggggccggggggcgcgggcgggggcgcggggcccggggcggcggcggcggcggcggcggcggcggcggggcccggggcggagCGCGGCGGCGCGGCCAAGGCGTCGCGCTGGCGCGGGCGGCAGAACCGCGAGAAGCGCTTCACGTTCGTGCTGGCCGTGGTCATCGGCGTGTTCGTGGTGTGCTGGTTCCCCTTCTTCTTCACTTACACGCTCACGGCCGTGGGCTGCTCCGTGCCGCGCACGCTCTTCAAGTTCTTCTTCTGGTTCGGCTACTGCAACAGCTCGCTGAACCCGGTCATCTACACCATCTTCAACCACGACTTCCGCCGGGCCTTCAAGAAGATCCTCTGCCGGGGGGACAGGAAGCGGATCGTGTGA